The following nucleotide sequence is from Candidatus Polarisedimenticolia bacterium.
ATCGTCGTCCCCACGACAACACCCGCGTCCGGCGCGCCTTCCAGGAGCGGACGGATGCCCGACTGCTCCACCGCCTGGACCGTCGCCAGGAGGGCGAGTTCGGCGCACCGCCCCCCCAGGACGTGGCGACGGACGGGCTCCGGGAGGGTGTACCCCCCGACCTCGCAGCCGATGCTGCTCTTGAACGTCGATGTGTCGAAAGAGCGGACGGGGCCGGCGCCGTTCCTTCCCGCGAGGAGCGACTCCCAGAATGAGTCCAGATCCTGTCCGATCGGGGTGATCACACCCATCCCGGTGACGCAAGGGCGGATCGACCCGTTCACACAGGCCCCCTATTCTCCCGGGGTGTGGGCGTCCACCAGGCCAAAGATGTCGGACATCGAGCGGATCTTGCCGATCGCCTCGTCCGGGATGTTGATCCCGTAGCGCCTTTCCATCTCCGCGACGATTCTCAGGCCATTCAGCGAGTCGATGCCCAGGGACTCGAGCGTCGCGTCCTCGGAAATGCGTTCCACGGGCAGGTCGGCGATGTCGGCCACCACCTGCATGACGTCCCGGCGAGTCCGCTCTCTGTCAGGCACCAAGGTCCTCCCCTCAGACGGCCTGGCTTGCCCGAAGCGGCGAGGCGTGCATGAAAACCATGCGGTTCAGGTGGCGGGATAGTACGACGAGGCCCAACCCCAGTCAAGCATTGAAGATGCGCGAAGCTGTCGAGTCGCGCTTCACATGCCGCCGTGCGCCGCGAGACCCGGAGGGTCTCTCCAGGCTCGCGGCAAGAATGAGGACCGGCCTTGCGCCATCCCGTACGGCGGGACTAGAGTAGGCCTCTCCAGGCATCGGGCGTTGTCCACTGCATGCGAAAAATGCGCAGATCGGGTGTTCTTGTCTGTCTACTCGCCGTCTTGGGGCCAGGTCCGCTTCCCGCGGCGTCCGAGCAGGCCGCCAGGCAGGGTTCCGCCACCGAGATTTTGCGACGCGCGGAGGAGATCCGCAGTCCGGAGGTCGACTACGCGGTGGACTTCAGCCTGCGGACGGTCAGCCCGACTTCCACCTGGAAGGAGCGCAGCGCAAGCTACACGTTGATCGCGCACGGCAAGGATCACTCGCTCGTCCTGATACGCGAGCCCGCGCCGTTCTACCCGGGGACGCTGCTGATCATGCGGGAGGTGTACTGGCTCCTGCTGCCGAGGGCGGAGAAGCCTCTGCAGCTCTCGGCG
It contains:
- a CDS encoding acyl carrier protein; amino-acid sequence: MPDRERTRRDVMQVVADIADLPVERISEDATLESLGIDSLNGLRIVAEMERRYGINIPDEAIGKIRSMSDIFGLVDAHTPGE